In Lacinutrix sp. Bg11-31, the DNA window GCTTAATTTTTTTAATAGCGTTTTCTACTACTCTTTCTGCTCAAGATGGAGATGTTGCAGCAGGTAAAGCATTGTTTAATGCTAACTGTGCTTCTTGTCATAAATTAGATAAGAAAATGACAGGTCCAGCATTACGTAATGTTGAGAATCGTTTAGCAGAAGACGAAGGTCTTGATAAAGCATGGATATACGCATGGATTAAAAACAGTGCTGGCATGGTTAAATCTGGAGATGCTTATGCAAACAAGATTTATAACGAGTATAATGGTACTGCAATGACTGCTTTTCCGCAATTAGCAGATGCTGATCTCGATAATATTTTGGCTTACACGGCTGCTGAAGCTCCAGCGCCAGTAGTGATTCCTGGTCAATCTGTAGGAGTTAATCCTTCTAACGACGCGTCTTCAAACGGATTAATTCTTGGAGCATTAGCATTATTATTCGCCTTATTAGCAGGAGCATTATTTTTAGTAAATAAAACTTTACGTCGTTTTGCAGATGAAAAAGGTCTTGCTTTTGCAGAAAAGCCAAAAAGTACGCCAATCTGGAAAGCATTTGCAGAAAACCAATTCTTAGTGTTAGTTACTGCAATATTCTTCCTATTAGCTTCGGCTTACTTTGTATATGGTTACTTTATGCAAGTTGGTGTTAATCAAGGTTACGAACCAGTTCAAGAAATTCATTATTCACATAGAATACATGCAGGAGATAATGGGATCGATTGTAAATACTGTCACTCTTCAGCAAGAGTAAGTAAAACATCAGGGATTCCTTCTTT includes these proteins:
- a CDS encoding c-type cytochrome is translated as MKQVIHRKLGLNILHFCLIFLIAFSTTLSAQDGDVAAGKALFNANCASCHKLDKKMTGPALRNVENRLAEDEGLDKAWIYAWIKNSAGMVKSGDAYANKIYNEYNGTAMTAFPQLADADLDNILAYTAAEAPAPVVIPGQSVGVNPSNDASSNGLILGALALLFALLAGALFLVNKTLRRFADEKGLAFAEKPKSTPIWKAFAENQFLVLVTAIFFLLASAYFVYGYFMQVGVNQGYEPVQEIHYSHRIHAGDNGIDCKYCHSSARVSKTSGIPSLNVCMNCHKSIYEVAPETQSEGLAEYGVDYNSEIKKLYKAVGWNDGEQKYTGETSPVKWTRIHNLPDFAYFNHSQHVSVAGVECQTCHGPVEEMEVMYQFAPLTMGWCINCHRETNVNVKDNEYYTKIHNQLSKKYGVEELTAAQMGGLECGKCHY